CATGGTTTTGGAAGGTACGAAAAAATGCaagacttatataatatacagggtgattcatcaaTCATGCTCGTTCTATTTTTCCTACCCTTAATTGTCGGTAATAAGTAcataaagttcatattttaaatacttaatgttGTGCTATATAACACTGTAGACTGTTACggtacaaattatgttttttttttaaacaagcgCAGAAACAtgaggaaaaatataatatttaacaagtcATTGTTACAAAGTATACGATGCAGGCAATAACAACCTTGGTGCTTAGAGATGAATGATACTAATGATAGTATACATGATGATTCAACAAgcatgaatataaattaaaaaccataaataaaCAACCCTGCCCCTCCCAAATTTTTCCTTTTTCCccctacttgtatattataatttgaaaaatagaaatttatatcATCACGGGACAACCTCTAATAAGgtataacacatttaaatatttataattaggcctTTAGTCTTTACGctgaatatatataaaattccgaaattcagaatttgaataaacgcGTTAGGTATATGAAAGGAAAAGTGTAAAAATGATGGAGCTTGTTTATTCCATcccatatactattattaatcattctatataatattatagaatagcTTATTAAGCTCCAAGGTTGTTATTGCCTAAGtcgtatatttcataataatgacTTGTCAGTTgtcagatattttattttcttaattaatgtTCCCACGCTTAAAGGTGtctattatgtatacatttgatGCGATTATTAAGTAGATCTTTATCGAAAGTAAACAAATCGGTTTTCGATGATTTGAAAATACCTAAACATAATGCATACTTGCAACTTTTATACACTTCACGACATAAAATAGAATAAGATATAggttaaattaatgtatttatttgtaaacaatTGATATTACGTAATGcattgtatatttcaatattcgtCTTATTTCAGAGACTGCTCGCAAGTACTCCATTGCTTTTAGCTTAATGAGAGTGGCTACAAAAACATACACCTTACCCGATGAGTCATTTGTCATTGAAAAAGGACAAAAACTCATTATACCTATGTTCAGCATACATCGTGATCCAAAATATTATCCGGATCCCTTGAAATTTGATCCGGAAAGATTTTCTACGGAACAAAAATCTCAACGACCAAATGGAACTTACATGCCGTTTGGTGACGGACCTCGTCTGTGCATaggtaatgttattataatatcaattttcgGTCAATAATGAATATGTGTAATTTATCCATCAATCGaatttacaattgtatttatcatattatataggcaaacgGTTTGCCGAATCAGAAATGAAATTGGTCCTGTCAAATGTATTGTCGAAATTCGAAGTCTTGCCGTGTGAAAAAACCGAAATTCCCGTCGACATTAGAAGTATGTCCGGTTTTATTACAGCGAAAAACGGTATTGTGTTAAAATTTAGACCGATCGTTGAgcattaattatgaattatttgtatacttccgtaataatattatacaactaatttGATGTGTGTGAGTTATTGTATAAGGTGTTAAGGGATCATAAACATGATTTAAACACAATaaggtacagttattattacatacctactgCAGATGAGTAGATGACCaatgttaatagtaataataaaaattatacctttACATATCGTATCATGTTATTGATAGTgctttgaattatatatttttattaggcacataactatattttttcaatatttcaaatgGCTCTGTTCACacttctataaaaaatatttagtttttatgtattacatttttttatgtcaataaatctcgtaatttattattattttattattgtattagttgtatttgtatatatttataagttaatatattcCAGCTATActtattgcaatataatatgcagggGCATCATTTTCGGGATGCAAGGGTGAGCAATCgcatcctatataatattatagatgctCTTTATATTTCAAagattagttattacaatttatagacGCTTTTCTAACACAAATTCGAATACTTTTAtggttttagtatttttttatgataaaagtgatcattatttaaattttaattcttttcGTATATAGATTCATTTGTTGATTAttttaggtactaatattacgttcgtgaagttggcccatCCATTTTGGCGTAGCGACTCAATATCTTCACCAATAGTTTGCGAGTTAATTGCGAAAATTTGGGAGTTCACTTTCAGAATTTGCGAGTAAGCCATTTTTTAGCTGCAAACAAAATAAGAATGGGTGGGCCAAGTCACGTAGCCCACCCATGTCGCttaaaaatttcgaaatttataCCAAAAGATGCGTCGACTTTTGCGAGAATTTGCGAGTTCACTTTCAAAATTTGCATGTTGACCCTTTACCTGCAAATCCAAATTTTTtaccgtgaagttggcccacccatGTTATCCTATaactttgaaatttatatcaaacGATACCGTGTTATTTGCAAGAATTTAGAATTGCTTAAGAaagaattattttagattttagattagAATGCTTAAGAAGTCCACTTTTAAAATTCGCGAGTCACCTTTTTTATCACCAAACTCATTTCTACAATTCTTTATAAGAATtgaaattttgtatttaccatCAGGTATTTTGagggtattataatagttataatacaaaaataaaaaccacttGATGTTTTTTGctagtactataatattataccgtgtttgaaaaaatattcttaatataattatgaatgtttatagtagtattttctatacaccattacattttccaaatattttgaactgtttacggacattttcagttttcaattttttcttttttttttctataaatatcaataaaatttgatttcgttgggtaaaaaagcgtgaaaatttaatacaaggtttctgatatattgttacaatagtagatgaaaaatattaaaactaaatatgcacaatttttttttataagcatttgacaaaatttaataattattttgtagttaaaaatttataaaatgttcaacatttatggctaaggattgaaaatttaaaacaaggttccacgtaaataggttatatataaatgattttattcacaataatatcatcaaatatacttggtaatatcataggctggctgaccgttttcactcagaatcgtttttattatacaatgaataatgatattatatcattgaattcaaatttaacaccatccgttacagtaacctactgtatagcagagcgacatccacttatccacctttttttatttaatatagattgtttaaaaatatgttcgtttcattattttaagtcgtcaaaatacaattttttatcattataattttttcattttagattctgagtggttTTTCTTCTGgccgtgtacacgataagtaatcgaaataatacttcgattttcaacttcagtatcttttccggTAGGAAATTGAatttagttggtgcattggggaaggtcgaaatttaaaactattagtagttttcaaaagcgcctgGAAAAATTACCTGAAATGTccattaaatgtttaatgtttatattagcaatttctatgcaccataacgTTTTGAAATACGAAgacttttttgagctatttataggcatgagGAAAAACTATcgttcataaaatattctatgttCGGTCAAAAAACTTGGAAATGTAATGCAACGTTAACGTAAAATTTCACAAAAGTTGTTGTTaggggaaattaaaaaaaaattaagcgttAATCCACAATAATTTGAGCAGTTTAAagacattatacattttagaattttttagttttttatctttaaagtttaaatatcaattaaattgtaatctttgggtcaaaaagctttaaaatataaggcttctaatatattgttacaacataaattgaataatattgaaaatatataggcacgggttttttataagcatttaaatttcaaatgttgacgaaatttatcaaattgaaaatttacaaattattagtagttacaaatgtataaaatgttcaacttctctatagctaaggattaaaaattaaaaacaagagtCCACCTAAGTAATTAATTCTGTgaccaaaaaatcaaaaatatacatgaacacagttttttttatagttattttaagttcaaatttggacgaaattaaatattaaataaccaataagactaacgattttagttattttgttgtaacttgtaatttaataatgttattagtaattacttgaAACTGctcaagtatattattgtaaagttcaaatatggggatctttttatattttatattaacttttgacgaataaatataaaaaatataaattactgtttttaatattgtattttaattattaatttttactatttatatttgtattgattgatttattttattttatttttacgtccAAATGGCTACTTTCATTTGTCCTTATTCGCTGCTTTTTACCCAAATGCAATTCAACTAAAATAAGTGCAATTCAACCTTACCAATTGATACTATTTACAaacattgaatatattatgacgttcGCGAGAAAAAACAGCTGCAGAGTATCAGAAGAACCTATTTAAAGCATTAGGAAAGTATCGTTTTAGTTTAACGGAAGAAAAAAGGGTAAGTATAACAGCtccgattttgttaaaaacctaGAGTATTACTAATAGAAAACATAAATAAGAAGTAgcaacatatttatatgatacattttacTTAGAGGCTAGAACCGTTATTACAATAGTCGAATCGTCtgctaaaaacattatattagttaagaggatgtcggcgcactatttgttttctctctctggcccacgcatatacgcagaatcattttttctatgtttttaagtaatcttagagtaaaatcgttcatcacaaaaaatatagagaataatatttttgagggaatgacatatcgatttgtctatgttgcgtgtgggccagagagagaaaacaaatagtgcgctgacatcctcttgaATCAAATTTCgcaagttattataataacggcCCTTAGAAGTATTGGCGATTTCTATAAATAGATACGTGCTCTAATAGATTATATTGCCGTCAGCGGCGATAATTATACTGTAATGttgtaattgttattacttattagttgttactgttattagttattatttattacctacctacttactaataataacaaatgactatataataagttattaatatacactataagtaggctttcatttgtttttgttatatttcagaTGTGCGTTAAGtttcacaatattaaatattatactgaaataatgACAACCAACGTTAAACCTgcaacttaatttttaactaaatcaaataaataggtATCGCTTTTATAGAAGTTGAGTACCGAGTACctacgtaattattatatttatcgattatcattaatatttattaatagtcaTTACGTAGACTACTGTCAactttaatgttaatatttaactcattaatatacaattagtaATTATGAAGTAGGTACTTCTTTGTTCAATTATTGCTCATacgtaaaacaaatattagttTCGAGATAATAGCTGACACCTGACgctattaaataatgatattaaataattcaaaaataaatacaaattacagcatcagtttataatattattttataaggcCCGCAAAAACTTTTAGTACAAGGGCCCAACATTTATTGTGAGGGCCTacttgtatatgtattttacaatACCTACACAACAAAATTTTCGAAATGTTCAGATTAGTTTAAAGCTTTTTTCTACCATTATTTATGCGCAACGAACCTATTCACTCTGTTTTAAGGTAGATAGTGGTATTGAATTACCACAGCtattacaagtataataatattacattataatataatatgcatgatatgtaaattattttgggcGAAAAATAGTTAAGCTCACGTTATAacttaaagataaaaattatataatctattaatattttttatttcagtgttttattatgattgatttTACGTTAATAACTGTGGAAAATCAAGTGGTTTTATGCGTTCAATGCTCGCGAACTGTATCGGTCGAACACATGACattgttcacatattttttaatcatcaacGTACCCCTTCCTTCATATACACAGATAAAACGTACCAATAATCGCAAAAGAGAtggaatacaaaaataaataaataaaatacgctTATAAGTCGATACCAACACGAGTAATATCATATGTATCACGGTGCATTACACGTTTGAGCTTTCACAAAGGTTGCGTTACTTTTTtcgatacattttcaatttaatcaATTCAGTATATTTTACGAATCGATCATGATGTCTTTTCTAATCGACTGGTTATTCGACAACGTAACCAATCTATGCTTGATTGCCGTTTTCACGGGCTTCTACTATTATTCGACTTCGACGTACGGTAAATGGCGGAAATTAAACATTCCATACATACCGCCAATACCACTGTTTGGCAATACGTTCAGAATGATGACGAGACTCGACCATCCAACTGAAATGTTTGATAGGATATATTACCAATTTCCGGACGAGAAACTGATAGGGTTCTACCAGATGAGGGATCCGATGCTGTTGGTCCGCGACCCGGAGCTGATCAACGCGATACTGGTCAAGGACTTCTCGCACTTCACCGACCACGGTATTGACGTGGACTCATCCACATCTGTGCTGGCCAAAAGTCTGTTTTTCTCCAATGGCCAGAAATGGAGGACGATGCGCCAGAAGCTGAGTCCGGGCTTCACGTCTGGCAAGCTGAAGGACACGCATGGCCAGATCAACGAATGCAGTGACGAGATGGTGTCTGGAATTGTCGAAACGATCAAGATGAAGACCGACCAAATCGACGTGAAAACGATAACTGGTGGTTTTTCAACAGATGTGATCGGCACGTGCGCATTCGGCATGAAGCTGGACACGATCAAGAACGACAATTCTGACTTCCGACGGTACGTAAAAATAATGTTCCAGAACACTCCGAGACAGATGATCATCCAGGTGATGCTGATGATCTGCCCCTGGGTCATCAAGGTGTTAAAAATCAATACGTTTCCGGTAGAGGCGACCAATTTTTTCCATAATGTTTTCACCGAAGTCTTCAAGTATCGCGAAGAGCACAACGTGATCCGAAACGATTTGACGCAGACCCTGATGCAGGCACGTAAAGAGTTAGTGTTGAAGGAAAATCCAAGTGTTGAAGGTATTATTGTTGTAGCTAAGGAATAAATGAATGATATGTGTAGTTTTAGTaatagaatctaaaaatgttataattttttttgtcggTACAAAATGAAGTATGAAgtctatacttttaaaatagtaattcacataatataggcTAAAGCTAAATGATTTTCTGTTAAATtacatagtaaaaaatataatttataattagggaagaaccaaatttattttaaatttacaaaataaattgaaatattttatgatcttTTAAACAACTAATCCAAACTTAGAGATAgattacatacaaataattctttgaaaatgtatttaaatatagaatataatacttaaatacttgTGAAATGTACTAGAAACAcctttttgttattatacacaaaaaaaatttcagcagATTTCAGTATTTccccaattataataaaataaatattctattttctttctttctttttttaatcattattattctttttagttggttatattgttatttgtacaaaattatttgcTATCATTGttaacaatactaataatataatgatattaaagttAATCATGTCgacagtacctacataatttataagaatatgattcatattttaatttatatgtgcTACTGAAATCTTCAATTGTGATGCATAAAATGgtcgacaaaaaaataaaacaaaagtaaactcccaaaaacaaaaatgtatacctattgaataatataaatattcaaaatacaatataaatacttcgttataaaagtataaatcaggaaaatttgtaaattacgCAAAATGAAATATGTTTCAAAACATACAATAACATAGAACCTATACAAGATTGAACTAGCAAGTAGCAACACGCACTTctgttctgtttatattaaacaCATCAATGACGTCTCCGTTAtagcattaatttatatattatgacggtCAACAGGCATTCTGtagttatacaaatatacaataataacaataatagtagtCGTGATAAtgtaggttttattttatatcttatttcCAGATAAATTCACTGACGATGATATCATCGGTAACGCTATTCTCATGTTCAGTGCTGGTTCTGAAACCATATCTGCTATGCTATCTTTTTGCCTGTACGAATTGGCGCTGAATATAGAAATCCAAGACAGATTACGATCGGAAATATATTCAATGAAAGCAAAACACGACGGAAAATTAAACAACGATTATTTGGTGGATCTCCATTACACCAATATGGTGTTGGAAGGTATcagtatatgataatataaaggCCGTTGTCACCTGTGGATCTAGGACAATATTGGTCCCCTGGAAAAAAACACCGCATATAACCGCATAGGACCCAATTGACCCCcgtcataattttatacataattggTCTCCGacataaaagttaaatacaaaataattttttttgcatgGTTATGTATTGGTCATGTATTTGGGGTCTTTTTTATTTCGGGGACTAAATATCCAGTGTTATTTTTTCGCGGTACTGTATTTGTATACTATCATTCAATTATTCAACTCTAAGTACCAaggtttataatgtataaatatgacatgttaactatttatttttattaatgcttTTTAGAGCAATCTAACTTATGCGATTATTAAGTAGATCTTTATCGAAAGTAAACAAATCGGTTTTCGATGTTTTGAAATTCCCTAAATATAATGCATACTTGCAACTTTTATACACTTCACGAAATAAAACAGAATAAGATATAggttaaattaatgtatttatttgtaaacaatTGATGTTACGTAATGCGTCGTATATTTCAATAATGGTCATTCGTCGTATTTCAGAGACTGCTCGCAAGTACTCCATTGCTTTCAGTTTAATGAGAGTGGCTACAAAAACATACACCTTACCCGATGAGTCATTTGTCATTGAAAAAGGACAAAAACTCATTATACCTATGTTCAGCATACATCGTGATCCAAAATATTATCCGGATCCCTTGAAATTTGATCCGGAAAGATTTTCTACGGAACAAAAATCTCAACGACCAAATGGAACTTACATGCCGTTTGGTGACGGACCTCGTCTGTGCATaggtaatgttattataatatcaattttcgGTCAATAATGAATATGTGTAATTTATCCATCAATCGaatttacaattgtatttatcatattatataggcaaacgGTTTGCCGAATCAGAAATGAAATTGGTCCTGTCAAATGTATTGTCGAAATTCGAAGTCTTGCCGTGTGAAAAAACCGAGATTCCCGTCGACATTAGAAGTATGTCCGGTTTTATTACAGCGAAAAAACGGTATTGTGTTAAAATTTAGACCGATCGTTGAgcattaattatgaattatttgtatacttccgtaataatattatacaactaatttGATGTGTGTGAGTTATTGTATAAGGTGTTAAGGGATCATAAACATGATTTAAACACAATaaggtacagttattattacatacctactgCAGATGAGTAGATGACCaatgttaatagtaataataaaaattatacctttACATATCGTATCATGTTATTGATAGtgatttgaattatatatttttattaggcacataactatattttgtcaatatttcaaATGGCTCTGTTCACacttctataaaaaatatttagtttttatgtaatacatttttttatgtcaataaatctcgtaatttattattatttcattattgtattagttgtatttgtatatatttataagttaatatattcCAGCTATActtattgcaatataatatgcagggGCATCATTTTCGGGATGAAAGGGTGAGCAATCgcatcctatataatattatagatgctctttatattttaaagattagttattacaatttatagacGCTTTTCTAATACAAACTCGAATACttttatggttttaatatttttttatgataaaagtgatcattatttaaattttaat
Above is a window of Metopolophium dirhodum isolate CAU chromosome 3, ASM1992520v1, whole genome shotgun sequence DNA encoding:
- the LOC132941917 gene encoding LOW QUALITY PROTEIN: uncharacterized protein LOC132941917 (The sequence of the model RefSeq protein was modified relative to this genomic sequence to represent the inferred CDS: deleted 1 base in 1 codon); amino-acid sequence: MMSFLIDWLFDNVTNLCLIAVFTGFYYYSTSTYGKWRKLNIPYIPPIPLFGNTFRMMTRLDHPTEMFDRIYYQFPDEKLIGFYQMRDPMLLVRDPELINAILVKDFSHFTDHGIDVDSSTSVLAKSLFFSNGQKWRTMRQKLSPGFTSGKLKDTHGQINECSDEMVSGIVETIKMKTDQIDVKTITGGFSTDVIGTCAFGMKLDTIKNDNSDFRRYVKIMFQNTPRQMIIQVMLMICPWVIKVLKINTFPVEATNFFHNVFTEVFKYREEHNVIRNDLTQTLMQARKELVLKENPSVEDKFTDDDIIGNAILMFSAGSETISAMLSFCLYELALNIEIQDRLRSEIYSMKAKHDGKLNNDYLVDLHYTNMVLEETARKYSIAFSLMRVATKTYTLPDESFVIEKGQKLIIPMFSIHRDPKYYPDPLKFDPERFSTEQKSQRPNGTYMPFGDGPRLCIGKRFAESEMKLVLSNVLSKFEVLPCEKTEIPVDIRSMSGFITAKNGIVLKFRPVFTGFYYYSTSTYGKWRKLNIPYIPPIPLFGNTFRMMTRLDHPTEMFDRIYYQFPDEKLIGFYQMREPVLMVRDPELINTILVKDFSYFTDHGFDLDPTTSVLARSLFFANGQKWRTMRQKLSPGFTSGKLKDAYSQIDECSNEMVSGIAKKLEETDRIEVKTMTAGFSTDVIGTCAFGLKLDTIKNDDSDFRRYVKIMFENTKKQIFVQVMMIICPWVIKVLRIQMFSDEATNFFHNVFTNVIKYRDEHNVIRNDITQTLMQARKELVLKENSTTKDQFIDDDIIGNAILMFTAGSETISSMLSFCLYELALNIEIQDRLRSEICSMKAKHDGKLNNDYLVDLHYTNMVLEETGRKYSIAFTLMRVATKTYTLPDESFVIEKGQKLIIPMFSIHRDPKYYPDPLRFDPERFSTEQKSQRPNGTYMPFGDGPRLCIGKRFAESEMKLALSNVLSKFEVLPCEQTEIPLNINSGSGFITPKNGIVLKFRPIIEH